In the Bacillus shivajii genome, one interval contains:
- a CDS encoding MalY/PatB family protein, which yields MSFNQVISRKGTSSLKWDMTKAVFGTDDILPMWVADMDFSPPQAVIDALNERVNHGVFGYTYVGDSVSEAIIDWQKRRHTWNVKKSWLLYSPGVVKSIATIIQALTVSGDKVLVQSPIYEPFLTIPKANDRELVNCPLVQGDSNYEIDFEAFEASLKNGVKLFILCHPHNPVGRVWKKEELTTIAELCEKYDVTVVSDEIHSDLVYKPHTHIPFASLSEEIAKRTITLIAPSKTFNLAGLQVSAMISENVEYRKKIKAIHKSQGQFTLNPLGISAMEAAYKEGDEWLENLLDYLKGNVDLVNRFLSEHLPKVKMIDIQATYLVWLDCRELGYTDEDLKKLLIHKGRLGLEAGPKFGQGGEGFVRMNIACPREVVQDGLLRLKKAFE from the coding sequence ATGTCTTTTAATCAAGTAATCTCTCGCAAAGGAACATCATCATTAAAGTGGGATATGACGAAGGCAGTGTTTGGGACTGACGATATTTTACCGATGTGGGTTGCTGATATGGATTTTTCACCACCTCAAGCTGTTATAGATGCTCTCAACGAGCGTGTGAATCATGGGGTTTTTGGTTATACATATGTTGGTGATTCAGTGTCTGAAGCTATCATCGATTGGCAAAAGCGACGCCACACATGGAATGTCAAAAAAAGTTGGCTTCTATACAGTCCTGGCGTCGTCAAGTCAATCGCAACCATCATCCAAGCATTAACAGTATCTGGAGATAAAGTCTTAGTTCAGTCACCGATTTACGAACCCTTCTTAACGATTCCAAAGGCAAATGATCGAGAACTCGTCAATTGCCCACTCGTTCAAGGAGATTCAAACTATGAAATCGATTTTGAAGCGTTCGAAGCATCACTCAAAAATGGCGTAAAGCTCTTTATCCTTTGTCACCCACACAATCCAGTGGGACGCGTATGGAAAAAAGAGGAGCTTACAACGATTGCCGAGCTTTGTGAAAAATATGATGTGACCGTCGTCTCAGATGAAATACATTCAGACCTTGTCTACAAGCCCCATACACATATTCCATTTGCATCATTATCAGAGGAAATCGCTAAACGTACGATTACATTGATTGCACCTAGTAAAACATTTAACCTTGCTGGCCTCCAAGTATCAGCAATGATTAGCGAAAATGTAGAATACCGGAAAAAAATAAAAGCGATTCATAAAAGCCAAGGACAGTTCACCCTTAATCCTTTGGGAATTTCAGCGATGGAAGCAGCCTATAAAGAAGGTGATGAATGGCTCGAAAACTTGCTCGATTATTTAAAAGGCAATGTCGACCTTGTTAATCGTTTTTTATCTGAACACCTTCCTAAAGTAAAAATGATCGACATTCAAGCCACATACTTAGTTTGGTTAGATTGCCGGGAACTTGGATATACGGATGAGGATCTAAAGAAATTACTAATACACAAAGGGAGGTTAGGCCTTGAGGCAGGACCGAAATTCGGTCAAGGTGGAGAAGGGTTTGTAAGAATGAACATCGCATGCCCTCGTGAAGTGGTCCAAGACGGACTTTTGCGATTGAAAAAAGCATTTGAATAA
- a CDS encoding methyl-accepting chemotaxis protein: MTKILNIEQQLVLEAYEKENERIRNEEAKAKEVLKQKVNGTAEELAALSEETSASIDEIKNKAEDVVTHSQLGSKSSGEVERLSKEGQAKLKGQYDEVEKIDRYMEQITEEIEALKGMSDKISDIVTIVQSIADQTNLLALNAAIEAARAGEAGKGFAVVADEVRKLSEQTKDSVSNVSDLILKTKDRIDTVSKDVFSIEELIGKNAEGLGNTNHFFDHIVSETEKAKEQNTNVEEELKGVNAVIKELNEAVYQIAVTADNLNAEAKTL; this comes from the coding sequence GTGACAAAAATATTAAATATTGAACAACAACTAGTTCTTGAAGCATATGAAAAAGAAAATGAACGTATTCGAAATGAGGAAGCCAAGGCGAAGGAAGTTTTAAAACAAAAAGTAAATGGAACGGCGGAAGAATTAGCTGCTTTATCAGAGGAAACGAGTGCGTCGATTGATGAAATAAAGAATAAAGCTGAGGACGTCGTAACCCATAGCCAACTTGGTTCTAAATCGTCGGGTGAGGTTGAACGTTTGTCAAAAGAGGGACAAGCGAAACTAAAAGGCCAATATGACGAAGTAGAAAAAATCGATCGATACATGGAGCAGATTACAGAAGAAATTGAAGCACTTAAAGGGATGTCTGATAAAATTAGTGACATCGTTACCATCGTCCAATCAATTGCAGACCAAACAAACTTATTAGCATTAAATGCTGCGATTGAAGCAGCTCGAGCTGGAGAAGCGGGGAAAGGTTTTGCGGTCGTTGCTGATGAAGTTAGAAAACTATCAGAGCAAACGAAAGACTCTGTTAGTAACGTTTCAGACTTAATTTTAAAGACGAAAGACCGGATTGATACTGTATCAAAGGATGTCTTTAGTATTGAAGAGCTAATTGGAAAAAATGCTGAAGGGCTCGGGAATACGAATCACTTCTTTGATCATATTGTTTCCGAAACAGAAAAAGCGAAAGAGCAAAATACGAATGTCGAGGAAGAATTAAAAGGTGTCAACGCTGTTATTAAAGAATTAAACGAAGCTGTTTATCAAATTGCCGTTACAGCAGACAACTTAAATGCAGAAGCAAAAACATTATAA
- a CDS encoding aldo/keto reductase, producing MNEMTLNNGVKIPQLGFGVWQVEDEAATPAVLKALEVGYRSIDTAMIYKNERGVGKALSETNVPREELFITTKVWNADQGYENTLKAFDESLEKLGLDYVDLYLIHWPTPEFDEYVDTYKALERLYHDGKVKAIGVCNFDIDHLQRLIDECDVVPVLNQVECHPYLAQNELKDFCKKHDIFVEAWSPLMQGGEVLENEVIQALAEKHGKTPAQVIIRWHLQNNTIVIPKSVTPSRIEENYDVFDFELTNEDMETINGLDRGERKGPQPSEMNVR from the coding sequence ATGAACGAAATGACATTAAATAATGGCGTAAAGATACCACAACTCGGTTTTGGCGTCTGGCAAGTGGAAGATGAAGCAGCGACTCCGGCAGTTTTGAAAGCGCTTGAAGTTGGGTACCGTTCGATTGACACAGCGATGATTTACAAAAATGAACGTGGCGTAGGTAAAGCGCTAAGCGAGACGAATGTACCACGTGAAGAATTGTTCATCACAACGAAAGTGTGGAATGCCGATCAAGGCTATGAAAATACGTTAAAAGCATTTGATGAAAGCTTAGAAAAGCTCGGCTTAGACTACGTCGATTTATATCTTATCCATTGGCCGACACCTGAATTTGACGAATATGTTGATACATACAAAGCATTAGAAAGGCTTTATCACGACGGAAAAGTGAAGGCAATTGGCGTCTGTAACTTTGATATTGATCACCTCCAGCGTCTTATTGATGAGTGTGACGTGGTGCCTGTCTTAAATCAAGTAGAGTGCCACCCATACTTAGCACAAAATGAACTGAAAGATTTCTGTAAAAAGCATGATATTTTTGTGGAAGCATGGAGCCCTCTTATGCAAGGTGGAGAAGTGTTAGAAAATGAAGTTATTCAAGCCCTTGCAGAAAAACATGGGAAGACTCCAGCCCAAGTCATTATTCGTTGGCACTTACAAAACAACACAATTGTCATTCCTAAATCAGTCACACCATCACGTATTGAAGAAAACTATGATGTGTTTGATTTTGAGTTAACAAATGAAGATATGGAGACAATAAATGGCTTAGATCGTGGTGAACGAAAAGGGCCTCAGCCTAGTGAAATGAACGTTCGCTAA
- a CDS encoding DnaJ family domain-containing protein — translation MNHEDYKSRDLIGGMYKDHEKKGGFDNLPGKGKPLTHEQLNSDPLNSVLKNAGFLPEWVKLQHKVRDLVADYIFKRDKGFFNEKEAKKYLKNINQQVKKYNRHCPYSLQKPPITADSIDKEKARWQ, via the coding sequence ATGAACCATGAGGATTATAAAAGTCGTGATTTAATCGGTGGTATGTACAAAGACCATGAAAAGAAAGGCGGTTTCGATAACCTTCCAGGCAAAGGGAAACCACTGACTCATGAGCAACTAAATTCAGATCCACTAAACAGTGTGTTGAAAAATGCCGGCTTCCTTCCTGAATGGGTGAAACTGCAGCATAAAGTCAGAGATTTAGTTGCTGACTATATATTCAAGCGAGACAAAGGCTTCTTTAACGAAAAGGAAGCGAAAAAATACTTAAAAAATATTAACCAACAAGTGAAAAAGTATAATCGACACTGCCCATATTCTTTGCAAAAGCCACCTATAACGGCCGATTCTATCGATAAAGAAAAAGCTCGTTGGCAATAG
- a CDS encoding futalosine hydrolase produces the protein MNTNMEKILIVTSVDAEKEAIERGLVDVSKFDVHVIGVGPMNAAAATAVQLTKQKYDLVINMGIGGGFPEVAEVGSIVVSTEQVAADLGAESPNGFKPIEELGFGESRMINDSQLVATIVTKLKKADLSTYQGPILTLATVTGTRETTQVLAERIPGAAVEAMEGFGVATAAKQQGIPTVEIRAISNPVGPRDRGAWKIKEALQALEKASVALKEVF, from the coding sequence ATGAATACGAACATGGAGAAAATCCTCATTGTAACATCTGTAGACGCTGAAAAAGAAGCGATAGAACGTGGGCTAGTGGACGTTTCTAAGTTCGATGTTCACGTCATTGGAGTTGGACCAATGAATGCGGCGGCTGCGACAGCGGTTCAACTTACAAAGCAAAAGTACGATCTCGTTATTAATATGGGAATTGGCGGCGGCTTTCCAGAAGTTGCTGAAGTTGGTTCTATTGTCGTTTCAACAGAACAGGTTGCTGCAGATCTTGGGGCAGAGTCACCAAATGGATTTAAGCCAATCGAGGAATTGGGATTCGGCGAATCACGAATGATAAACGACTCACAGCTCGTTGCAACCATCGTGACAAAACTCAAGAAAGCGGATCTCTCGACTTATCAAGGTCCAATTCTTACATTAGCAACGGTTACAGGCACGAGAGAGACTACTCAAGTTTTAGCTGAAAGAATACCTGGAGCAGCTGTTGAAGCAATGGAAGGCTTTGGCGTTGCAACAGCAGCAAAACAGCAAGGCATTCCGACTGTTGAAATCAGAGCCATTTCAAATCCAGTTGGACCGAGAGACCGCGGAGCGTGGAAAATTAAAGAAGCGTTACAAGCATTAGAAAAAGCAAGTGTAGCGTTAAAGGAGGTCTTTTAA
- a CDS encoding 1,4-dihydroxy-6-naphthoate synthase — translation MNIAYSPCPNDTFVFHAWAHGLIEGAPALDVTYADIDKTNQWSAKGEGPEVMKISFAALPWVLDEYALIPCGGALGRGCGPLVLTKEGVDEPSFLSGKTVAVPSEKSTAYLLFRLWAAQQVPGDVGEIIVMPFHEIMPAVRDGKIDAGLVIHEARFTYGEYGLHMMTDLGNWWEEDTGLPIPLGAIIAKRSLDVSSITKWIRESVDYAWENPEASQDYVMKHAQEMSVDVAKSHIDLYVNGFTRDLGEDGFKAIESLLGRAAEEGFVPKFDLELLRK, via the coding sequence ATGAACATCGCATATTCACCGTGTCCAAATGATACATTCGTTTTTCATGCATGGGCACATGGATTAATTGAAGGAGCACCAGCGCTTGATGTGACGTATGCAGACATTGATAAAACAAACCAATGGTCAGCCAAAGGCGAAGGCCCAGAAGTGATGAAAATTTCGTTTGCGGCACTGCCTTGGGTGTTAGATGAGTACGCCCTTATCCCGTGCGGTGGGGCGCTTGGGCGCGGATGTGGCCCCCTTGTTCTAACAAAAGAAGGAGTGGATGAGCCTTCATTTTTAAGTGGAAAAACTGTTGCAGTCCCAAGTGAAAAATCGACGGCTTATCTTTTGTTTAGACTGTGGGCAGCGCAACAAGTACCAGGCGATGTAGGTGAAATCATTGTCATGCCATTTCACGAAATTATGCCAGCTGTACGAGATGGGAAAATTGATGCAGGATTAGTGATCCATGAAGCCCGTTTTACATACGGGGAGTATGGTCTTCATATGATGACAGACCTTGGTAACTGGTGGGAAGAAGATACAGGGCTTCCAATACCTTTAGGAGCAATCATTGCGAAACGGTCATTAGATGTGTCTTCCATTACAAAATGGATTCGTGAATCGGTTGACTACGCGTGGGAAAACCCAGAAGCTTCTCAAGATTACGTGATGAAGCACGCACAAGAAATGAGTGTCGACGTAGCAAAATCGCATATTGACCTTTACGTCAATGGGTTTACGCGAGACCTTGGTGAAGATGGCTTTAAAGCGATTGAATCGCTACTTGGCCGAGCCGCAGAAGAAGGATTTGTTCCGAAGTTTGATCTAGAATTATTACGAAAATAA
- a CDS encoding glutathione peroxidase encodes MNLHDYKVTMIDGKTKDLAEYKGSVVLIVNTATKCGFAKQFSQLERLYEQYKDNGLVILGFPSNQFLNQEPGDNDEVLTACRKNYGVSFPLTEKVDVKGADIHPVFEFLTKAKPGLLNESIKWNFTKFLVNHNGDVVARYAPKTKPEAIESKIKELLEL; translated from the coding sequence ATGAACTTACATGACTATAAAGTAACGATGATAGATGGAAAAACGAAGGATTTAGCTGAATACAAAGGAAGTGTCGTTCTTATTGTTAATACAGCAACGAAGTGCGGGTTTGCCAAACAGTTCTCTCAGTTAGAACGGCTGTATGAGCAGTATAAAGATAATGGGCTCGTGATCTTGGGGTTTCCGAGCAATCAATTTTTAAATCAAGAGCCTGGGGATAATGATGAGGTCTTGACCGCTTGCAGAAAAAACTATGGCGTATCCTTTCCCCTCACCGAAAAAGTGGACGTAAAAGGCGCCGACATCCACCCTGTATTTGAATTTTTAACAAAAGCAAAACCAGGCCTTCTAAATGAATCGATCAAATGGAACTTTACGAAGTTTCTTGTAAACCATAATGGAGATGTCGTTGCTCGGTACGCTCCTAAAACAAAGCCCGAAGCAATAGAAAGTAAGATAAAAGAATTACTCGAGTTGTAA
- a CDS encoding NUDIX hydrolase: MNVEIIKNIGVTDFMLPWEWKEFTDVHHIAVFYLVHKISGQLT, from the coding sequence GTGAATGTTGAAATCATTAAAAATATAGGTGTGACAGACTTTATGCTACCATGGGAGTGGAAAGAGTTTACCGATGTACATCATATTGCTGTTTTTTACCTTGTTCATAAAATAAGTGGACAGTTAACCTGA